From the Budorcas taxicolor isolate Tak-1 chromosome 1, Takin1.1, whole genome shotgun sequence genome, one window contains:
- the LOC128056551 gene encoding keratin-associated protein 11-1 codes for MSYSCSTRNCSSRWIGGECTVPVATVSSPDADCLSGIYLPSSFQTGSWLLDHCQETCCEPTVCQSTCYQPTPCVSSPVQVTSRQTTCVSSPCSTTCSRPLTFISSGCQPLSGVSTVCKPVRSISTVCQPVGGVSTICQPTCGVSRTYQQSCVSSCRRIC; via the coding sequence ATGTCCTACAGCTGCTCCACAAGGAACTGCTCTTCCAGGTGGATTGGAGGAGAATGCACTGTTCCAGTGGCCACAGTTTCTTCCCCGGATGCCGATTGCCTGAGTGGCATCTATTTGCCCAGCTCCTTCCAAACGGGCTCCTGGCTCCTGGACCACTGTCAGGAGACCTGCTGTGAGCCCACTGTTTGCCAGTCAACTTGCTACCAGCCAACTCCTTGTGTCTCCAGCCCTGTGCAGGTGACCTCTCGGCAAACCACCTGTGTCTCCAGTCCCTGTTCGACTACCTGCAGCCGGCCACTCACCTTTATCTCCAGTGGCTGTCAGCCTCTGAGTGGCGTCTCTACTGTGTGCAAGCCAGTGAGAAGCATCTCCACTGTCTGCCAACCGGTGGGAGGAGTCTCCACCATCTGCCAACCTACCTGCGGGGTCTCCAGGACGTACCAGCAGTCCTGCGTGTCCAGCTGCAGAAGAATTTGCTAA